From Rhizobium sp. NZLR1, a single genomic window includes:
- a CDS encoding pyridoxine 5'-phosphate synthase: MPAKLSVNLNAIAMLRNRRDLPWPSVEALGRIALAAGASGLTVHPRPDQRHIRFSDLPVIRNLIDDEFPEAEFNIEGYPTQEFFELCAGAAPEQVTLVPDDPAQATSDHGWDFRKHRAFLTDAVARLKAMGCRVSLFADGDGDAEAIDIAKAVGADRIELYTGPYGGCYDAPERAAPILDALGRTADAALAIGLAVNAGHDLTVENLPALVKRIPQLAEVSIGHGLTADALEYGMAETVRRFCRACGQAV, encoded by the coding sequence ATGCCCGCCAAGCTTTCCGTGAACCTCAACGCCATCGCCATGCTGCGCAACCGGCGCGACTTGCCCTGGCCGAGCGTCGAAGCGCTTGGGCGAATCGCCCTTGCAGCCGGCGCGAGCGGGTTAACGGTGCATCCGCGTCCCGACCAGCGCCACATTCGCTTTTCCGACCTGCCGGTCATTCGCAACCTGATCGACGACGAATTCCCCGAGGCCGAGTTTAATATCGAGGGCTATCCCACGCAGGAGTTCTTCGAACTCTGCGCCGGGGCGGCACCGGAGCAGGTGACGCTGGTGCCCGACGATCCCGCCCAGGCGACCTCGGATCACGGCTGGGATTTCCGCAAGCACCGGGCATTTCTGACCGATGCCGTCGCGCGGCTGAAGGCGATGGGATGCCGCGTGTCGCTGTTTGCGGACGGCGATGGCGATGCTGAAGCCATTGATATCGCCAAGGCGGTCGGCGCCGACCGGATCGAACTTTATACCGGTCCCTATGGCGGCTGCTACGACGCGCCGGAACGGGCGGCCCCGATCCTCGACGCGCTCGGACGGACGGCGGATGCGGCGCTGGCGATCGGCCTTGCCGTCAATGCCGGCCACGATCTGACCGTCGAAAACCTGCCGGCGCTGGTGAAGCGCATTCCCCAGCTTGCCGAGGTTTCGATCGGCCACGGCCTGACCGCCGACGCGCTGGAATACGGCATGGCCGAGACGGTGCGGCGGTTCTGCCGGGCGTGCGGGCAGGCGGTTTAA
- a CDS encoding MerR family transcriptional regulator, whose translation MPDGSKRLFAAAGNASEARSKYRFLPSAALPPDLPDGPVPIADMANAFGVTHRTLHFYEEKGLVSANRIGLMRVYGQDDVMRMAVITVCRETGMPIAVIQELMDELRKAESQERAEAMFREALQVRKRELTAEMSTLHRQLQQVGDLLDYDASVEEPPLNDNQDSASLTPQELQCLELMAEGYSTQRIARALDLKHDETRDLEAGIILKFRANNRFQAIAKAVLLGIVQA comes from the coding sequence ATGCCAGACGGTTCCAAACGCCTGTTTGCTGCCGCCGGTAACGCTTCGGAGGCCCGGTCAAAATACCGGTTCCTGCCTTCGGCCGCGCTGCCGCCGGATCTACCGGATGGTCCGGTGCCCATTGCCGATATGGCCAACGCATTCGGCGTTACGCACAGGACGCTGCATTTCTACGAAGAGAAGGGGTTGGTTTCGGCCAATCGCATCGGCCTGATGCGGGTCTACGGACAAGACGATGTGATGCGTATGGCGGTCATCACCGTCTGCCGTGAGACCGGAATGCCGATCGCCGTCATCCAGGAATTGATGGACGAGCTTCGCAAGGCCGAGTCGCAGGAAAGAGCCGAGGCGATGTTCCGCGAAGCGCTGCAGGTGCGCAAACGCGAGCTGACGGCCGAGATGTCGACCCTGCACCGCCAGCTCCAGCAGGTCGGCGACCTCCTGGACTATGACGCCAGTGTCGAAGAGCCGCCGTTGAACGACAACCAGGACAGCGCAAGCCTGACCCCGCAGGAGCTGCAGTGCCTGGAGCTGATGGCGGAAGGTTATTCCACCCAGCGAATCGCCCGAGCGCTCGACCTGAAACACGACGAAACCAGGGATCTCGAAGCCGGAATCATCCTGAAATTCCGCGCCAACAACCGCTTCCAGGCGATCGCCAAGGCTGTTCTGCTCGGCATCGTCCAGGCATAA
- a CDS encoding ATP-dependent RecD-like DNA helicase, with product MQFAPQQDEALKAVSKWLNEGRSPLFRLFGYAGTGKTTLAKHFAENVDGDVLFAAFTGKAAQVLRSRGASNARTIHSLIYRPRGEEAVEDEETGKTSIAPMFSINRQSPVAKAALIIVDECSMVDEALGKDLMSFGTPILVLGDPGQLPPVTGGGYFTNQDPDYLLTDIHRQARDNPIIKLAMQVREGNEVMYGDYGTAKVISKNEVTQQLVLDADQVLVGTNRTRRRYNQRLRELKGFNADYPQTGDKLVCLRNDPAKGLLNGSLWQVMTSSKETTKPGINLLVRPEDDDMDRGAAKIKLLKQAFEDVEGEIPWNTRKRYDEFDYGYALTVHKAQGSQWNDVVLFDESWAFRDTRERWLYTAITRAAETLTIVR from the coding sequence ATGCAATTTGCGCCGCAACAAGACGAAGCCCTCAAGGCTGTTTCGAAATGGCTGAATGAAGGGCGTTCGCCGCTCTTTCGCCTATTCGGCTATGCCGGAACGGGCAAGACGACGCTTGCCAAGCATTTCGCCGAGAATGTCGACGGTGATGTGCTGTTTGCGGCCTTTACCGGCAAGGCCGCACAAGTGTTGCGCTCGCGCGGCGCCTCCAACGCCCGGACGATCCATTCGCTGATCTACCGCCCGCGCGGCGAGGAAGCGGTGGAGGACGAAGAGACCGGCAAGACTTCGATCGCACCGATGTTTTCGATCAACCGGCAGAGCCCGGTCGCCAAGGCGGCGCTGATTATCGTCGACGAATGCTCGATGGTGGACGAGGCGCTCGGCAAGGATCTAATGAGCTTCGGCACGCCGATCCTGGTGCTCGGCGATCCCGGCCAGCTGCCGCCGGTCACCGGCGGCGGTTACTTCACCAATCAGGATCCCGATTACCTGCTGACCGATATCCATCGCCAGGCGCGCGATAATCCGATCATCAAGCTCGCCATGCAGGTGCGCGAGGGCAATGAGGTGATGTACGGCGATTACGGCACGGCCAAGGTGATCTCGAAGAACGAGGTGACGCAGCAGCTGGTACTCGATGCCGACCAAGTGCTCGTCGGCACCAACAGGACCCGGCGGCGCTACAATCAGCGCCTGCGCGAGCTGAAAGGCTTCAATGCCGATTACCCGCAGACCGGCGACAAGCTCGTCTGTCTCCGGAACGATCCCGCCAAGGGCCTGCTGAACGGCTCGCTCTGGCAGGTGATGACCTCGTCCAAGGAAACGACGAAGCCCGGCATCAATCTCCTCGTTCGGCCCGAGGACGACGACATGGACCGGGGAGCTGCCAAGATCAAGCTCCTGAAACAGGCCTTCGAGGATGTCGAAGGCGAGATCCCCTGGAACACCCGCAAACGCTACGACGAGTTCGACTACGGCTATGCGCTTACCGTTCACAAGGCGCAGGGCTCGCAATGGAACGACGTCGTGCTGTTCGACGAGAGCTGGGCCTTTCGCGATACGCGCGAACGCTGGCTTTATACCGCGATCACGCGCGCGGCGGAGACGCTGACGATCGTGCGCTGA
- a CDS encoding carboxymuconolactone decarboxylase family protein codes for MSQRLNYAQQSPELFKKFMEFSMALKSSVIDEKLQALIEIRASQINGCGFCLDMHVKQAKIHGETELRLHHVAIWRESNLFVPRERAALAWTEALTKLPEGGIPDEIYERVRGQLSEKEISDLTFVVMAINAWNRVNVGFRTVPGSADKAYGLDKSGLN; via the coding sequence ATGAGCCAGCGATTGAACTACGCCCAGCAGTCCCCCGAGCTTTTCAAGAAATTCATGGAATTCAGCATGGCGCTGAAGAGCAGCGTGATCGACGAGAAGCTTCAGGCCCTCATCGAGATCCGCGCTTCACAGATCAATGGATGCGGCTTTTGCCTTGACATGCATGTGAAGCAGGCAAAGATCCATGGTGAGACCGAGCTCAGGCTCCATCACGTCGCCATCTGGCGGGAATCCAACCTGTTCGTTCCCCGCGAGCGCGCAGCCCTTGCCTGGACCGAAGCGCTGACGAAGCTTCCCGAGGGCGGCATTCCCGACGAGATTTACGAACGGGTTCGCGGCCAGCTTTCCGAAAAGGAAATCTCCGATCTGACCTTTGTCGTCATGGCCATCAATGCCTGGAACCGCGTTAATGTCGGCTTCAGGACGGTCCCCGGCTCGGCCGACAAGGCCTATGGCCTCGACAAATCAGGCTTGAACTAA
- a CDS encoding SDR family oxidoreductase: protein MKIVVIGGTGLIGSKTVERLHKRGHDVIAASPNSGVNTITGEGLANAFSGAEVVLDLANSPSFEDKAVLEFFETSGRNLLAAEKVAGVKHHVALSVVGTERLQESGYFRGKLAQERLIKASGIPYTIVHSTQFMEFLGGIAQSATVGQTVRLSPAYVQPIASDDVADVMADVALSAPANATIEISGPERARLSELVARYLKAMKDPRTVEADPEAKYFGVRLNDQSLVSDDSRSLGSITFEQWFAKSAQPK, encoded by the coding sequence ATGAAAATCGTTGTCATCGGCGGAACCGGCCTCATCGGTTCAAAGACTGTCGAACGCTTGCACAAGCGCGGGCATGACGTGATTGCCGCCTCGCCAAACTCAGGCGTCAATACGATCACGGGAGAAGGACTGGCGAACGCGTTCTCCGGCGCCGAAGTGGTGCTAGACCTTGCCAATTCGCCATCCTTCGAAGACAAGGCCGTGCTCGAATTCTTCGAGACCTCGGGCCGCAATCTTCTCGCCGCCGAGAAGGTTGCCGGGGTAAAACACCATGTCGCTCTCTCCGTCGTCGGTACCGAGCGACTGCAGGAAAGCGGCTATTTCCGCGGCAAGCTCGCTCAGGAAAGACTGATCAAGGCGTCCGGCATTCCCTACACCATCGTGCATTCGACGCAATTCATGGAATTCCTCGGCGGAATCGCCCAATCGGCAACGGTCGGCCAGACAGTTCGCCTGTCGCCGGCCTATGTCCAGCCGATCGCCTCCGACGACGTCGCCGACGTCATGGCGGATGTGGCGCTCTCCGCGCCCGCCAACGCCACAATCGAGATATCAGGTCCGGAACGGGCGCGCCTGAGCGAACTCGTCGCCCGATATCTGAAGGCGATGAAAGACCCGCGTACCGTCGAAGCCGATCCGGAAGCGAAATATTTCGGCGTCCGGCTCAACGACCAGTCGCTCGTTTCCGACGACAGCCGCAGCCTCGGCTCGATCACCTTCGAACAATGGTTCGCAAAATCCGCCCAGCCGAAGTGA
- a CDS encoding cupin domain-containing protein yields the protein MIKTSVLAAVALAFLTATGASAHDNSKSAKVTLVYEHELPNVPGKSIKGVLVEYGPGGFSEGHTHPDTAFIYATVLEGAIRSQVNDGPVKVYHAGESFSEMPGDRHGVSANGSETKPARLLAVFVVDINQKELTYPLKK from the coding sequence ATGATCAAAACCTCAGTCCTCGCCGCCGTCGCCCTCGCCTTTCTGACTGCCACCGGCGCCAGCGCCCACGACAACAGCAAGTCTGCGAAGGTCACCCTCGTCTATGAGCACGAGCTTCCGAACGTGCCGGGCAAGAGTATCAAGGGCGTGCTGGTCGAATATGGGCCGGGCGGCTTCTCCGAAGGCCACACCCATCCGGACACGGCCTTCATCTACGCCACCGTGCTCGAAGGAGCGATCCGCAGCCAGGTCAATGACGGCCCCGTCAAGGTCTATCATGCCGGCGAGAGTTTCTCCGAAATGCCGGGCGACCGGCACGGCGTCAGCGCCAACGGCAGCGAAACCAAGCCCGCCCGCCTGCTCGCCGTCTTCGTGGTCGACATCAACCAGAAAGAGCTGACCTATCCCCTCAAGAAGTAG